The window CGAGTGGTGGAGAACGAGAGATGGTTTTCCCAAAAGCACTTGATCTTGACCGACCAAAGAGGGCAAGAACGTCATTTTCACCGCAGCAATTGTTCAAACTAGAAGAAGAATTCCAAAGAAACCAGTACATGGTAGGACGAGACCGGGCGGAGCTGGCATCGTCCTTGAATCTATCAGAAACTCAGGTCGGTGTCCAAGTCTAAACTATAAAACCATAATAAAACTTTTAAAGTGACTGCAAACCACAAACTTGTGCTGCTTTATCGGCATTGAAATTACTAGCTTATCTTGATAACCCGAAAGTTCGACAATATGTTGGAGTTTTTATGAAGGACGTCCCTTCAAAATAATTGaacaacagaaaatattttgcacAACTACAAACTAGCCGTCGTTGATGGTAAATTgtgttaatattttttcaaataccatAACCTCGACGGGTCTACAGTAGTTTTGAACTGATTTCACCACACTTGAGTCACATATTAACTAATAGCTATTTTCAATCACAACACGGCAATCTTTATTTTGCCGCAGTGTTTTCTAGTTGGCGACCCATATCCTGGATTTATCGTTTGAGTATTATCAGATTATTAAGTTTCCTAAAACACTTAACTTGAGTTTGAAATGTGATGCATATGAGGCCGCAAAGAAGTTAATtattaaaatctaaaaaatgtTATAATGTATAATCCATTGGCTTCTATGAGGCTTTTTGAACAAATCGAGTGCTTTGGAACACCCTAATctcaaaaaatagaaaatggagAAAACATTGGTTTGTTGGATGGGTCGGTTTCAAGTGTCTGCTGGTTCAAGTTTTCATGACTTTCAGTAAATCATTGAGGAGCAAATTACGTCTTACAACACATATTGGCTGTTGTTTACCAAAGGTGCATTCATCTTTCTTCCTTTTTTGACTTTATTGTGCAAGTTGCGAGTGAAATGTTCTTCCTTGTGTTGTGCTGTCTTGTAGTTGACAGTTCCTGGCTTcataaatcaaatttttgagGTATGGATTTTGGATGCCGGATGAGTATGAACGTGATTACGTTACATGGCTTTGTTGTCAGCTGTGTCATTTCTTCTTTGCTTCAtgacaaatatgatattctatGATCATGAACTGTTtagctttaaataaaataatgacgTGATAAAGCATTGTCATCGCTTTTACCGATGTCAAATGATATTTGACATTGGATTTCTTGTTCGGCAACTAATCTTTGCACTGTTGTCATGAAAGACGACTTATTAAGATGACATGTATCAAATCGACTCCTCATTTGGTGAAGAAAAGTTGTTGAATGATAGTAAGGCAGTGTCATAAACGATTGATGACAGTTCGTCAGTTTATTCGACTTTGGAGTTCTTCATACAAATCACTTTTACGTTTAAAGTTACTTAAAAAATACTTGGACCGGCGACTGAATTAACCATCGACTACAAAATGGCGCTTTATTTTTCTAGTGTCTCACGATGACAGACAATCCAACACGCAGTGCAATTGTTCGTGAAACGTGAAGCAACTTCACGTCACCCATCGAAAGCTTTCCACGATTTTTAATCTTACTAAGTCTTTTATTTCTAATGTTTGTGATTACGGAGTCTGGTATCCAAGCCCAAATCTTGTATTAAAAAGCTTTTGACTGAAAACAATATGGTGGACAGAGCGAGAATCGCTAAAGTCGGCGTAGTTCTACAATTGGAGACTTTGACAAGAGGACAATCTTTATTCAAAACGACTAAAATTCTTGATTCAAAGTTGTTATCCTTAATGACACATTTTACCCGTATGTATTGTCCTGGTGTGTCTTGGTGGAAAAATACGATGTTGACTTATCACTTTGTTCAATAGAGGATTACTTTCGGACCATTGCACTCCTTTTAACAGGTAATGTAAGTAACATTTAGTGGTGTACTTTACAAAGGTGCTAAGGGCCATTGAGAAAACCCGATCAAGCTAACTCTGAAGATTTAAATGTCCATGTTGACAGCTTAAGAAGCTATTTTAGGTAGATTTATAGCAATCTTCAACAGAGAAATTCTCTAATCGATTGTCTCTTTGGAAAACAACATTCTGTGAAAGTACTCTCTTAAGTTGTAGTGTTTGCGATATGATCTGCTGACACCGTGCGCCAAATGATCAAAACTTATGTCTCCATGTGCGTGTCATTACGGTTTACAGAGGTCATAGTGAGATAGACACAAATCCAACTCCAGTATTTCAGCGTCAACAATATACGTAAATAGTCTGTGTAAAATGACAGGTTATGTCGGCTATTGTCATTTTGCGCGGAGGTAATATTTTAGTGAGCTATTATTTCTGTAATTAGTGCTAATTTCAAGGAGCGAAAATTAATTTACGAGATTATCAATTTAAGAACGTTatctttgtttctttaatttacATTATGTAGCTTATTATATAGCCTGAAGCAACGTTGCTTCAAAGTGTCTCTGTTCCATGGAGGAATACCTATCTCTGCAAATTTCCATCatggaaaattcagaaaattcgtgtaaatattatttactagTGCTATTATATATGTTAATTTGCCAGTACTCCAACACTGCATTTGAACTCGATCGAGTACTTGATACCAGTGACTTGTAAATAAACAGTGTGTAATGTGTAATGAAAGACACGGGTTTATTTATGTCGCAGTGGCGAACCCAGTCGCAGTGGCGACCGTGGAAAATCCATGTGGGCAACCTTCTTATATTTGCTTTGCCGCTTTcgaattattatttttaaaagtaCCGATGGTACTCTAAAAGTACCAAATATTACTGGCCAACACTGCGCCTTCAGTCGTTATTtggcatcgtcgtaaaccacgcgcctctttacggcaacagctcagcgctttagcgtaggtcagcggagcggaaattgttgctctggctcgcgagaatgttaTTTGGGTATGAGCTGGTTGACATGACCGAGGCTTTCAGTCTACATGGCCGATTACTGCTCATACTACACTGTTCCGCTCGATCTCACCTAACTATGAAGAAATTAAGAAGAGACGTGGTGTCGCCATCAGAGGCTGGAAAATCAACAAATCGATTGctcaatcatttattttttaagaCTAAAGGCTAATTAGGATGACGACATTTTGGTCAGCATAAGTCACTTGCCACTAAAAGATTACAACTGTTATCAGCTTGTTGAGGGATGTAATATGGCGTGATGGCTACATTTCTTGAGTGTATCCAGCTGTCACTTTAACTATGACGTATATGTCCCAGCTATTGTAgtaatcaaaataattttttttttacaagaatttagaaatttatcatttttacatCCTGTTTACAAGTCTAACCTTACTTGCCGATTGAATATGCcaaataaatttataaatttacaGTCATGATTTGGACCTTTTATTGCTCAAATATGAACTGTTTGTCACAGATACCGGAAGAAActttaaatattaataaaatcaaacctATTGATTTCACAACTTAAATACAGCAATCATTCTATGTccgttctcacaaacttataaACACCCGCTCGTGCATTTTGGGTCTCGCTCGTTTAGTTTTTGCTGGGTCATGAACGTTAAAGTCTGATTAAAACGAAAACTGAGATGTAAAAATAACGTTTTGACGTGCTTGACTTATTGGTAGGTGTGCCCGTGCTGCAATAAAGTTGAATAGATTTTTGACTGTGACCGTAGGTCAGTGGTGAGGGTACCGGACTCGTAAtcgatggtgagttcgagacccggtgaGTACAGAGTAACGGACTTGCTATCAGAGGATGACGAGTTCGAGACATAAGCATGGTATTGTGCCCCaatgagcaaggcactttactcctaagTGCTCCATTGGGTTGTGGGTTATAGGTACCTCATCCTATCATTGGGTTTGCCTGTTGGATGAGTaataagataaaaaaaataaacaaattactcagCGAAAATtaaatgagcgaaacccaaaatacatgagcgggtgttaaatatttttttttaaagaaataaacttCCTTTGACCAAAATGAGGTTTTTGCTCGATTGATCGCACGTAAATTTTTTCTGCGGATTGAATATGATGACGAATATGTGATTATAAACTTTCTTGATCACTGTGAAAGCTAGCCACTTCGATATAAACAATGGTAGAGTTGTCACTTTCAAAGCTGAATTCGGATTTTCTTTGTTAGAAACTCTTTGGAGAAAAGTTACCCCAGAGGTTTGGTAAGTCAATGAAAtcggttatacaaacacaagaggCCCAACCTAGAAAAATTGTGATCCGTATAGCTAGTGTGTAACTAGATGAACTAAGAAAAGCTTATATAGACCACATGTGAACACTTTCATTTCCTGGGCTCCTTAATTGACTGCAAATTATGATACGAAGATACAACTCTCTGCAAAAGGATGACGATGGTGTACAATCCCCTGTTTGGTAAACCTGAAACATTTTACCCGCTATGGTACCTACCGCAAATAACTGCCTATTCGTAATATTCGTCAACATATAAAATACATCACACTTGCTTTATGCCTTGTAACCTTTGGAACTGATAATATGCCCCTTGAAGGTTTTTGTTGGAATACTCAGATATATGTGAGCTACGAGAGCCTTTAGATTGTGGGATTGTGTCAATGGTAACGTCTGACACTGTGTGGGTGGAGTGCGTGACAATAAAAACGGCCAACTTTTACTTACCTTCTCTGCAACCATATCCAGCAACATTAGCTTGAGCTGTTCCCTTCAACCAGTATTTCAATCGAATTCATTGTATATAGGTTATTGaactcaaaatttaaatttcagttattttaaGAACAGAAACGTCACCTGCAATATGCGGGTAATGCTGCCTTCAACATAGAAGGACTTCAACTGTGACAGTTTGATTAAAGCGACAGACCGTCCTGAATCTCTGGTTCTCGAATTAGCGTCTGTTTACACTGCTATTTACGTGATATCAGTGCTTGGTTCTTATTTGAAAGTTGTGTCCACTTAATCAATTTGTTCAGAGATAAATCCTAAAAACTGCCCTTTTAAATAAAAAGGAGCGGCTTTccgaaattgattttttttttgaaaaatgtaaatgtgGTATAACATGTTATCAAAGCGAGAAACGGAATCTTAAATTTTGTCGTGAAATGTTTGAATTGGGATTTGTAAGAATCTAGATTATCATTTTACCTGAGATCAAGTCAGGTTGTTGGATTTTAAAAATGGCTGTAGTATCAGTAAAACGTACAACTCCAAGATGATTGATGTGTGCTGATATATAAAGAAGGTCAGCTGAACTACATTGGCCGTATTTTCCCCAAAACAATGAGACTGTAAACTGAACAAATCTACCTACGTTATTGAATAGGTATTTATGATCACCTTCAACGAAGTTTTAGAAATGTGAATTTTCAGACACTGACAGTCACCTCAGATCCGAgttaaattttgacatttccgTCATCATGGTGAATATTACTCAATAATCTATTGCAAATTATACCGCAAAAAGCACTGAACTTATGATAAACACTTCGAAAGTACAGCGTGACGATCTTATCTTTGCTGGTTCGTCGCAGTTACCAGTAGTTTATATGTATAACCATCACACTCATAGAGGACGCCAATAAGTTCTTTTCAACTGCGACCATTTTCAACATGTTACCATGAAAATTCTTATCGCCATAATGTAGAAACCCAGCAGAAATGACCAACCAGCAGAAATGACCAGCTTTAGATATCATTCTAATGAAGTTTAAGGTGCTAAGTTGTTGCTATATCAGGCTATTTTGATTTTATCACGAAGAATGCTACTATCCACTTCAGTATCACAATGTTTTTATCTCTCATCAGCATGACATCAGCATGACCAATCTTTTCCACTACTGTtcaaataaaattactgatggcatttaagaaaaaaattcagtttgcTATCTCTACTTCACGAAAAGTAGTCAAATACGAATACACCTACAGTGAAAAATCACCATTAGCTTATTATGCAGACACATTTTTACCCTTAACGCGCCATCTCCTTTCCAAATTTTGACGTTGAAATTGAAAGTATCTCTGATGTAACTCGAACTCTTCTACAATCAGACATACAACGATCCATCTTACTTCAAAGGCATAGCAACGTAGAGAAGTTTTTGATGATTCTGTTCATTTATTGTTGATAACTGATCAGTTGAATGCATAAACATCCTCACATCTAACGTATTGTTTTATTGCAGGTGAAGGTTTGGTTCCAAAACAGACGTACCAAATTCAAACGAGAGAAATCCAAAGAAGCTGAAAATCAACAACGCAATGCAGAAACCATCGCAACATGCAACATTTTACGCATGTTACAATATGGCCCAGTCGGTCGATTGGGATATCTATGAGACATTGCTTTCTATACCTGTTCACGGCAGTAACCACAATTGTTTTTCAATGCCACTTGTTGTGTGCTTTTGAAGAATAGGACATATCGTCTGAACTCGCTAAAttctttttctgtatttttcatttgtatacCTAGGACACTttgattgaaaatttaatttatttgtaatgaattatgacaaatttgtCGATCAGTTTGAGTAAACTTTCAAAGTATTTTGAAGTCAGTTACACTTGTGGTAGCTTGGTACTGCACAACTTTTTGTTTATCCGTGGTTGACAAAGTAGCCAGTTAAAGCGCATTTTAATATCAAAATCGAAATTTGCATCATCCAAGTAAAACACGATGGAGAATTGGTGGTAACATTCAGGGGATCAGGTCTCGACGGAATTGTTACCAGCAAATTGATTCAGTGCCAAGGAGTTGGTCAATATTAAATGCATGGACAATCTATAAAAGATGTAACGTTTGATCTTCAACAAGGTGTTGTCTCTTCTTCACAATTATCATGTCTTCATCTATTAATGGTTACTATTATATGTACATATGGTTTGTATTTGACTATCATGAATGTAGTTTTGCCAGCCTGACGTCTTAAGATCGAAACAACACCGGGCATGATATACTGGGGATGCTACCCTGACGTTGTTTGTCTATGAGTtgtgacaaataaattcaaagcttttgaaaaattggtGTTGTAAAATTAATGTTTGACATATTTACATGAGATATTAATTCTGCGAGATGACAAGTCAGTAGATGATTTAAGTGGCCCAGGTAAGCGCGATTTGTTTTCGACACTTCAATATTAAATGACAATGCATCAGAAATCGACAGCTGATTAACTTTGTAAAtataacatttgaaaattgcttaaactcttTCTTACGAAGAAGTAATCGACGATATAAAACAACATGTGCTGTCTGACCATTAACTAAACTTACCCTTTGCTCTAATTTAACGCATAATCACcagcaaacattttatttcgTGTTTCGATTTGTAAAGCATTAACAGGTATCTGTATAAGGGATAATCAATGCATGACAAACCATGGTGGAATTACCATGATAAAACTTTCATTATTTCTCAGAATTTCTCAAACTGacaaaaaagcacaattattttttcaatacataATTATATTATCAAAGTAAGTTTCTTGCctttttcaccattttatttACTTCACTGATCATGTTAACATAGGCCACGCAGTATatacaagaaagaaaaaacagttGATTAGTTACAACGATAGCTGATATTATTTAAAGTCTGTTTAACGAAGGCGATTAAAGCCAACTGGAATGGAATGAACATACTGCCTGCATTGAATTGATTCAGGGAAGAAAGACAAATGAGTTGTGGATACAACAGAAACTCTGACCAAACAAGTTACCACTTCTAAAGGCTTGAAAGTCTTTCTTCTTTGGTCTGATGACGTGTTTGTATTTTTCCATGTTGTTCCAGAAATTATTTATCCCTGCCATGAACTGTCAACTCTTGCTGATACGCTGGGGGCATACTACACAAACTCTACACTCATAGCAGTTTAGATGTCGTGCCGAGCTCTGTTTTAAAGATAATAAGACGTTGTAACGCGTTAACTTTTAACACGTCAGCGCTGCCCTTATTTTGacgataaaaaaaacaaacacttaaacaacaaaaagtaaatacaaaatatttatccTTATTCAAACTAAAGAAAATACAGTAACTGTAGGCTCTGTCAGACTTACTTGTGTCGGCGCTCTAAAAACACCGGACAATCAATAGaagaaacttttgatttttttgcacTATATACCGTCACGGTGGTGAACACTTACTTTCAAAGGAATACATGACGAAGATGTGAGTAAATAACAGATGACTTTTAATGTAATATATCAGACTAATGTCTACTGCTCTTGTCAAGTGTTCACATCATATTCTTTGAACTAAGAGATCAAACACATTCGAAATGTAACCTCCAATTATGATTGTTTGATAATCAACAATGTGCCTACCCGGTTCATGGCGTACCCAGTACACGATTGCTTTGCATATGTCATACTTCACCTGTTTGCCAAGATCGTAGGGATAATTTATGAACCTTATAAAACTCTCGTTTTACACCCAGATTGTTTGTGACGTTCAAACCCACAGAGATAACTTTAGGGTTTAACCATCAGAAGTTGAGAATCTCGATCTGTTTCCCCTATCCGCCATTTTATCTTTTGTGTACGGCAATTGTCTCATTCCACAATAGGCCGTCAGACCACCTCCTATGCAGACCTCTAAAGCATTTCTCTATAAGCTGTTCACTATTTATTAACAGAGACTTGTGACTGGGTTTAGCCAATCAATCAAGCTAACAAACcggccagcacatcaattctaTTGACGTTATTCTATTCTGTGCCCTGTACTAAGCCTTTCAATGACTCTAAAAACTGTCAACCAAACAATggagttagcattactggccagCCTCCTCCTAACAGTTGTCATTACACAGCTTTTCATCCGATTGCTAATGACCCCCTTTAAGATGCATACCATTGTGTTGTGGGTtatggccagctgtcaatagcTTTTGAAATGGTTCCAAATACAATTAGGTGATTTGGAATGACAAGACTAGTTGTTAATATTGATGTGATCGTCATACGTACATATAATAATGAACTATCGCTGTATGATGTCCACTATCAGCTATCAACTAGTTCCTAGTTCTGTCAAAACCaacattttgttgacatttaaCTTTCAAGAATGGCATGTTTTAATTAAACTGTCGAAACTTCCGCATAATTAAAACAACGGCAGAGTAAATACTTACTAGTCCATTTCATTTAGAACGAAAGCTGTATGAAATTTGAATTCTACCAAATGATTTTACGTTTGTTGATTTTGCTCTACTTCAAGTGGTTTCTGACGTAACTGTGTGAGTAGGTAATCTTCAAGGTTCCTTAACGTTGTATTTGTTCAAAACAACGGCAGAATAATGTAATCATTGTAGGGTGACTGCCCAGGATGAAAGCAAACTCAAAGACAAATTTAGCTGCAAGACTTTTTAAGTTACTAGTACATTATGCAGCCTTTGATAACGACCACGCAAACTTAGTCTGTACACAAGTAATGTATGTGATGTGTAGCCACGTCTCGAGGCAAAATTTTCTTGAGCTGTTTTTTCGCACAACAGAATTGACAAACTAAACAACGCCTAAGCTTATCACTCTTACGGTACACATCAGGTTATTATCGTGTTGTGTACACATTCTATAAAACACAGTTCCCtgtcttcaaatgtacagtattggTTTCCAGAGAGACTGGGGAAATTAAGGAAACATACAACATGCCTAAAACATCATAATGTTAGACTTACAGGTTACATATCTATGATATTTGATCAATCGCGGGCTGTCTTTTATTTTGTGTCATTATTGTAATAATTCATTATTGATTACGATGGAGCAAAGAATTGACAGCGCAGTGCATTGCACAAGTTACTCTTTGTTACGCAAGTAATTCACTTTGTCCTGAAATTGATCGACCTATACATTTATGTTGTGTTCTATTTAATGGATGTTCCGACCTGTgggatttttgtcatttttgttactGAGTTGATATTGAGAAAAGAACCCAATAATTTGCTTTCCTTGATTGAATGTGAAATTATGAGTCGACCACTTTGAATCTCATCGGAGCACAGACACTTCAAGGTAAGATAACCGTGAATGCAAAGTAGCAGTGACAAGTGTTTATAATAATGGACATGTTGACTAACAGCGAAACCATACGCACAAATGACCAATACTAATCAACTCGAATAATATTTAATAGGAAATTTTCGTTTTGTTCTGTCCGTCAAAACATACTGGAAACAATGAAACTCCTTTGATGTCCCGGATAAATACTTGACTTAAAACATTACGTCATAGTATTAGCCAAAGTCTTCTATTATGCGCACATTCACATTGAACCATTGACCATCCAACACTTGTCTATCTGACAAG of the Ptychodera flava strain L36383 chromosome 20, AS_Pfla_20210202, whole genome shotgun sequence genome contains:
- the LOC139120865 gene encoding ventral anterior homeobox 1b-like — protein: MEHMGETHSSLGYHSYLHYPYPRYDFGHFSLENVESRRSLTEETDCNRTVQQQLKLDTRRDSYNGKYEQLDQFNNDMHSKEQSNLVKGSTNRVDFDSLKRKYPEHCRVVKVKDSSGGEREMVFPKALDLDRPKRARTSFSPQQLFKLEEEFQRNQYMVGRDRAELASSLNLSETQVKVWFQNRRTKFKREKSKEAENQQRNAETIATCNILRMLQYGPVGRLGYL